The DNA sequence ACATGTATACCAGTTCACAAATTGCAAAAATATTAGCACTTAAACGAGGGATAAATCCAGAAATAGCAGGAATAGCAGCAGCTCTTCACGATATTGGTGTAGTAAAGACAAAGAGCCATAAAAATCATGCTGAAGTGGCAGAGAGATATGTATATGAAATTATTGAGTGTTATAATTTTATACATAGAGGCGATCTACCTCGAATTACTAAAGAGGAAATAAATTTAATTGTAAATGCAATAGTACAGCATAGTCAAAAAGAAATTATTTCAGATAATCCATTTGTTGAAAACTTAAAAGATGTTGATTCATTAGATAGATACTTACATGGCGTAAAAACAGAAGGACCACATTGTGAAAGATGTATAAAAATATTGAAAGAAATTGGAATTGAATATGTCCTGTAAATATATTTATGGGAAATTATGTGATATAGATTAGGAATTTAATTTCTTAGTAATCAGACATCTCCTAGAATTACTTATTTTAGTTATG is a window from the Caloranaerobacter sp. TR13 genome containing:
- a CDS encoding HD domain-containing protein; the encoded protein is MEKNISNLEIRLLVKRLNRFLSMLLLEMKDLSDEDRDLPIRWNIMHMYTSSQIAKILALKRGINPEIAGIAAALHDIGVVKTKSHKNHAEVAERYVYEIIECYNFIHRGDLPRITKEEINLIVNAIVQHSQKEIISDNPFVENLKDVDSLDRYLHGVKTEGPHCERCIKILKEIGIEYVL